TTGAAAGATTGCAATTCAAACCCAACAAAGCTAGGTGATTATAGAGCAATgcataacatatatatcaacaaattaagctTGAAATGCACCTACATGTTAATGACATGCCATCAGGGAAGGAGCAGTTGCAGGTGAGTGTGTTGTTGAATAGAGGCCTATCAGCAGACTTCGGTGTAGCCCAGCTTGTGTGGGTTGTGTCATTCAGGCACGGGTCTACGCTGAAGTCCCAGTCTGTTTTTCCTATCTGTGTAGCAATTTCTTCTAGGGCAGCCACTGCAAACACAAATCAAAACCCTTTATGTATTTAGTTCTTCCTGTATTTATTAAGTATATTAGAAAAATTAATAGTACTGGGAGAGAAACTCTTGCATCAAGTCGTTGTCGTATAGTGGTAAGTATTCCCGCCTGTCACCCGGCGACCCGGGTTCGATCCCCGGCAACAGCGTTATTTTCTAAAGCCACCTTCattctctttccctttttagGAAGTACAccgacgaagaagaagatacaGATGAAGAATAAGGATGGCGTACCTTCAGAAGCAGGAAGAAGAGTTGTAAGCGCCTCAACTTCGACTATACCAAATTACCAATATTGTGAAAACGAAGATCAGTTGTTGAAGAGGTGCaatgttgaagaggtgcaaTGTTGACTTTTATAGTTGACCCTAGTGGAGGGCAGCTGTAATAATCTAGTTGGagactttcttatttttctctttcttttattctgtGCTGTAATAATTGTTAGAGTATCTCTAACTATAAATTCTTCTTCATGCTTGTATTCTGGTACGCTTTGTATTTTTATCTGAAAAATATCTGAAAGGTTCCACAAGgttctctctcctttctttcttccattttaGCGAAGCTTGAGATTCTAGGGTTTGTTTGAGCTACGGCTATGAtgttatcatggtatcagagcttcgGCTCTTGATCCTGATTCTCATCTAAGCTTGATTCGTGGTTGTTTGCAGCTTTCGCTTCCGCTCTTCGTTTCTGGTGTTCGTTTGCTGCAGAAACCctagctttctttgtttttcagatCTGCAAAGTTTAAGCTTCTAAGGTTCATCTCTGAGCTTCGATCTCTCTATTCGTAGCTTAATTTCGATGTTTTGATGCCTATATGTATAGATCTCAGGGTTGTTGCCTAGATCTGCTAAGCTACTGTGTTCTTCATGCTCTAGAAGCTTACTATCTTGCTGGATCCTTCTTTTGAAGCCTTTTGATAAGATAGAGTATGGCCAGTGCTCATTTTTCTCCATATTTGAGCTTGATCTGTGTGTTTTAGCTATAGTAGAAGAACATTTCAGTGATGATTAGCAGTTTTGATGTGTGTGATGTGCTGCGGAGAGAAATAGTGCGTGTTTTGTGTTGAGAAGTGTTGTTATGTGCTTAAGTGAGTGTGCTGTGAAGTGTAGTGCTGTGCTTGAGAAAGTAAAGTTGTAGTGTTCAATGCAGTGAAGTGTTGATCATAAAGAAGTGTGGTTATAGTTTCTACTTTTGGTAGTGATCTGATTCAGTCCTTTTGTGTGATAGTAGGAATCATGACAAATACTCAGTCAGAAATAAACTCACTGTTGAGCATGATAACTGTGAAATTGGGAGATACTAATTTCATTAAGTGGAGTTATCAGTTCCAATCTGTTCTGGAGGTGAATGATCTCTTCAGCTATATATTTTGATGGTTCTTATCCATGTCCTCCTCGATTTTTTCTATCTGAGGAAGGTTTAGTGACAAGTGAGATTAGTGAAAGCCTATAAAGAGTGGAAAATGATAGACAAGGCATTGATAGGTCTCTTAATGGCAACTCTGGATGATGAGGTTATGGATATCATTGTGGGATCTAGGTCATCAAGGGAAGCCTGGTTAGCATTACAAGAGAGATTCTCTTCTGTTTCTAGAGCTAGTATCATGCAGTTGAAGACTGATTTACAAATCATTAAGAAAGGTGCAGATTCTATTGAGAAGTACCTTCTGCGCATTAAGCATGCTAAAGACCAACTCAGCTCTGTTGGTGTCACGATGGTAGATGAAGATATTGTAGTTGTGACTCTTAATGGTTTACCTGAAGAATACTCTATGATAAAGACTGTCATTAGAGCAAGAGATAACTCAATTTCCTTTAAGGACCTTAGAGCTCAACTGTTGGCAGCAAAAAGAGACATTGAATCTCAGTTTTCTTTGAGTGGCTCTACGACAGCAATGGCAACGAGAGGTTCCTCCAATTTTAGAGGTAGTAGCAGTAATGGAGCTAACAATTTCAATGGTGACAAAGGAAAAAGGGTTTGGAATGATTCTGCTAAGAAGTCCAACTGGAGTGGCACTAAGCAATTTACTCAAGGTCAAAGTTCAGACTCATTATGGTGGTGCTAAGTGTCAGATATGTGACAAGAAGGGTCACACTACTGATAATTGCTATAGAGATTCTATTTGAGTTTTGTGGCAGGCAAGGACATATTGCTCGAATTTGTTTCAACAATCCAGCTTCTCCAAATTACAAACCTGGGAATGGTGAATATAGAAATAATAGTGGAGCCTCACTTGAATGTCAACTTTGTAACAAAAGAGGACATACAGCTATTAACTGTCCTTCAAGAAATGAAGGCTCATCTGTGTTTGTTTGCCAAATCTATGGTCTGAAAGGCTATACTGCTTTGGATTGCCCACACAGGAGCAATTATGCTTTTCAAGGCTCCAATCCTCCTGCTACAATCACAGCTATGTCTGCTCATACTCATGGTGCATCATCTTCAGGTGTTTCTCCTAATGAAGTTTGGATTAGAGACACAGGAGCAACTCACCATATGACCTCTGATCTCAGAAATCTTGCTATAGCTCATCCTTATGATTCCTCCAATTCAATCACTATTGGTAATGGTGAAGGTTTGAGTATCAAACATATTGGTTCTACTGAAATTACTCCTCATACTTTTCAGTTGAATAATGTTCTTCATGTTCCAAGTTTGGCAGTTAATTTGTTATCTCTTAACAAGTTATGCAAGGATAATAAGTGTTTCATTGTCATGGATGGCACTGAAATTAGTGAAATATGTGTGTAGGACAAAATGTCAAGGGAAATCCTTCATCAAGGAAAGAGTACATCTAAAGGGCTGTTTCTGTTTACTACTCCTCAAATAAGGTCTTCTCATACTGCCTTCATTGGATCAGCTGTGAAATCCACTATGTGGCATCAAAGGCTAGGCCATCCATCTGCTGCTGTTGTTTCCAAGATGCTTAGCTACTCTTAAGATTTCTAGTCCAAGGGATGCATCTGATCAGTTGTGTATATCTTGTTTGTCAGGGAAAATGCATAGATTACCTTTTGTTGAGTCCACTTCTAAGTCAACTGctcattttcagaaaattcatTCTGATGTATGGGGTCCAGCACCATGTTTGTCTTTAGAAGAATTCAGGTACTATGTGACATTTATAGATGATTTCACCAAGTTTGTATGGATATTTCCTTTAATCAATAAATCATATGTTTTTCCCACTTTTGTGAAGTATAGTGCTTTTGTGCataatcaatttcattttgccATTAAGTGTTTGCAaagtgatggtggtggtgagtTCATAAGTAAAAAATTTACTGCATTCTTGGACAGTAAAGGTATTCTGCATCAGATTACATGTCCATATACCCCTCAGCAAAATGGTGTTGCTGAGAGGAAAAATAGGCATATTGTGGAAACCTGTATTACTCTTATGACTGCAGCGAAATTACCAAAACCTTTCTGGTATCATTCAGTTGCTCATGCCACTTACCTTATCAACAGAATGCCATGTCAGTCTTTGCAGATGCAATCTCCATACTTCAGATTTTTTGGTACTCATCCTGACATTTCATCTCTAAAGATTTTTAGCTCAGCTTGTTTTCCGCTTCTTCGGCCTATGCTAAGGATAAGCTTGATCCTAGATCAACTGATCAGTGTATTTTTCTGGGATATGCTCTTGGATTTAAAGGTGTTTTCTGTTACAGTATCTCTTTAAATAAACTGTGGATGTGTCGCCATGTTGTTCACAATGAAACTGTTTTTCCCTATCACTTGTCTCCACAGTCAGGATCTGGTTCATCCTCTACTTCCTCTCCTAAGCCTTATCTTCGTCATCTTTTTGTTTCTACTTCTCAGCCTTCCACAGTTTCCACTGGACAGGCTGATCCGGGGGGGGGTAGTGGTGGTATTGTTGGAGCTGTTGATCCTGATGAGTCTAGTGGTGGTGTTAATATTGGTGAAGATAATGTGAGTGGTAATGAGAATATCTATGATGCAAGTGTTTCTGAGACTGTTGACAGCAATGAGAATATTAATACTGAAGCTCCAGGTTCTGAAGATTTTGTTGCTCAAGGTGGAGTTGAAACTATGAATGTGAATGTGAATGGGAGTACTGATGTTAACAGTTTGTTTAATGGTATTGATACAAATGGCAAAATTCTTCCTTATGAGCTGTCTTTTGTGAATGATCCAGCTCAATGCTATAACAATCATTCAATTCTAACTAGAGCAAAGAATGAAATTGTTAAGAAAAAGACCTTTGAGGATTACTGTGCTTTTTCTTGTATAGTTCAGCAAAACCAGGTTGATGAACTAGCATACTTCAGTGGTTTTTCATCTGTTTTGCATCTAAATGAACTAGTAGAACCTAGCTGCTTTAGACATGCAACAGGAAAACCAGAATGGGATGAGGCCATGAATGAAGAGATAGCTGCTTTAAAGAATCAAGGAACTTGGACTTTGGTTCCTTTGCCTTCAAATAAGAATGTGGTGGGAAGTAAGTGGATTTATAAGATCAAGAAGAATCCTGATGGTTCAGTGTCTAGATTTAAAGCTAGACTTGTTGCTCAAGGCTTCAGTCAGGAGAAAGGTTTAGATAATGAAGAGACATTCAGTCCAGTTGTTAGACATAGTACTGTGAGAATTATTCTTGCTCTTGCAGCAATGAATAAATGGGAACTGAAACAACTTGATATGAAAAATGCATTTCTGCATGGAGATTTAAAAGAAGAAGTATATATGCAGCAGCCTCAGGGGTACAAGGATCCAAACTTTCCAGATTATGTTTGTCTCTTGAGGAAATCTCTTTATGGACTTAAACAGGCACCAAGAGCTTGGAATGAGAAATTTACCAGTTACCTTCCAGCTCTTGGATTTACCTATTCTCACTCTGATCCAAGCTTGTTCATTAAGAATTCTGGTGCTGGTGTCATAGCACTCTtattatatgttgatgatattattatcaCAGGATCAGACAAAGATGGAATCAGATATGTAGTTTCAGAACTCAGTGCAATTTTTGACATGAAAGATCCTGGAACACTATCATATTTTCTTGGGATAAATGTGCAGTACAAGAATAATGGAATTTTCTTGTCTCAAGAAAAGTATGCTAAAGAACTGATTGCTAAGCTGGTTTGTCTACATGCAGAAATCATAGCAAAACTCATTGCATTCCTCATATGCAGCTTCTAAAGGATGAAGGTACACTTCTACCTAATCCTACTTTGTATAGAAGTATAGTTGGAGCTCTGCAGTATTTAACTTTCACAAGGCCAAACATAGCTTATTCTGTGAATACAGTGTGTCAATTCATGTCTTCTCCTACAGATGTGCATTTCTCTTCAGTTAAAAGAATTTTGAGATATTTACAAGGCACTCTCTCAAAAGGTCTCTTTTACAAATGTGGTTACAGTATTCCTTTTATTAGAGCTTACTGTGATGCAGACTGGGCAGGTGAGATAAATACCAGAAGATCTACTACTggttttgttgtatttttgggACATTGTCCAATTTCATGGCAGTCAAAGAAGCAAGGATCAGTTTCAAGAAACTCAACAGAAGCAGAATATAGAGCTCTGGCAAACACAGCTGCAGAAATATCTTGGATAAGACATGTCTTATGTGATCTTCATGTAAGAATTCCAGCTCCTCCTGTTCTAAAATGTGACAAACTATCTGCTCTAGCCTTGAGTTCCAATCCAGTGTTTCACTCAAGAATCAAGCACCTAGATAATGATTTTCACTTTGTGAGAGAGAAAGTTCAAAGCAGGATTTATTACTGGAATATGTTCCAACTGAAGAACAAACTGCAGATGTTTTTACTAAAGGGTTACACAGTCCTGCTTTCAATACTCATTGTACCAATCTTAACATGGTGACCCCTGTTGAGATTGAGGGGAGGTGAAAACGAAGATCAGTTGTTGAATAGGTGCAATGTTGACTTTTGTAGTTGACCCTAGTGGAGGACAGCTGTAATAATCTAGTTGGagactttcttatttttctctttcttttattctgtGCTGTAATAATTGTTAGAGTATCTCTAACTATAAATTCTTCTTCATGCTTGTATTCTTGTACGCTTTGTATTTTTATCTGAAAAATATCTGAAAGGTTCCACAAGgttctctctcctttctttcttccattttaGCCAAGCTTGAGATTCTAGGGTTATTTGAGCTATGGCTATGATGTTATCATATTGCAGCTAACAACCAGTATCCCCACCACGATGAGGTTCACGATGGTTTTCCGACCACTATTAGGAAGAAATAGTCCAGCTCCGATCGCCATATTCGTTTTCTTCTTGCATCCAACACTAATCCATCTTATTGCTCCCTGAATCTTGGTCCTCTTTGATGAGCTGTGGCTTTGCTAACTCGTTGGTCTTAAACTCTACGATCTTTAGCTAGTGGCTCGCCTACTATATATTACTGATAGAAAtggacaaatatataattgaagGGACCCCTAAGACAGAGACCTGTGGAAGAAGGAGACTATTCTTCAATATCGAAATAAAGATATCCATAGTATATGTGTGAAtaattcatgcatgcatgtgctTTTTCTTACGTGTTATAGTTTAGGCGCAGACTTAGACCGATCGATCTGGTTTTACATTTGAGATATTTGTCTGCGTTTTTGGTcgatttttatataaaaagcAAAGGagggaaaagagaagaagacgacTACCGGACTacgatgtttttttttcttggttttgggTCAAAGGACTCCAATGGTGAATGtcttgttccttttttttttttttttttctttttttccgaCTAACATTGTTCTTAGAATCTTGATACATGAGGTTGTGATTATGCTTTACTCGTAATATCATATTCTCACATGTCTATCAACATTTTTTCCGTAACGTGAGGCtactttgttttttatattctCATAATAAAATTGTTagtttttatatgttttttttgttaccgTATAATATAAAGGCCATGATCAAGTCTCTGATTGAGCAAAATTCACAATTTCCCCGCTATGACACCTAGGATCATTGCAAGTACAAATTGCAAGGGATGCAAGTTTGCAACTAAATGAAGTTGAAACTATGTGAGTATCGATCCGTAGATAACAATAATATATCGAGGAGACGTCTCACCTGATCGAAtgcatctcttttttttaaatgtacatcaatatatgtttttttttcctcaaaatAATATACAGACCTAATGCACTAATCTCCACTAGGTTTCAATATTGAATTAAGGGAAAAAGCCCTAATGCACAAATAGTACCTTTTCCTAgcccaaaccaatcaaaaaaaGATTACACAGCCCAAACCAATGTTTCTTAGTAAAAATACAGTTATACCCTAGCCTTAATAACCGCTTCCCTCGTCCACCGAACCCACTCCGAATTCAATTCCTTCTCAACAGTTCTCACTCAATCGACGCAGCTTCGCTTATTCAATCCATCGATGCCGCTTCGCTTATTCAATCCATCGACGCCGCTtcgcttcttcaatccatcgACGCCGCTGCCTCACTCCTCACTCCATCAAGACCTTAGCACCCATCCCCGCGCGCCGCTTTGCTGGTTCAGTACATCGCCGCCGCTGCTTCAGTACTTCACCGCCGCTGCTTCACTCCACCGCCGCCGCTGCTTCACTCTATCGCTGCTGTTGCTTCACTCCATCGCCACCACTACATCGCGctaaaattcttctttttcaggtgAAAAGACCCTAGCATAAATCTGTGTTTATACCCCTAATAATGTTGTCTGGGTTCATATTTCTCTGCTTCAATGTGTTTTATGGCAATGTAGAAACGGTGTGGcaactttactacccctaatacTTTACTagctaggggtagtaaactttaatttttgtttgcatgtCAGTTATTCCCACTGTCGGTGTTCaatactaggggtagtaaaactttgattttgttgaatgcaaGTTGTTTTCTAGGTCTGCATGTGTATAATGGTGTtggaaatagaagtttactaccccagtagaagttactaggggtagtaaaataaagttttgtttaCACATaagttgtttctctttcagagTGTATATTGGCCTTCGAGGGATGTTCTATTGCAAGTTTACAACCCCCAGTTGaaatttactaggggtagtaaactttttaATATGAAGTTTATAGAGGCAGGAtcactaggggtagtaatttCCACTGTCTGGATGTGTCTAATGGCTGTGTTCaatactaggggtagtaaaactttgattttgttgaatgcgAGTTGTTTTCTAGGTCTGCATGTGTATAATGGTGTtggaaatagaagtttactaccccagtagaagttactaggggtagtaaaataaagttttgtttgCACATaagttgtttctctttcagagTGTATATTGGCCTTGGAGGGATGTtctattgcaagtttactacccccagttgaaatttactaggggtagtaaactttttaATATGAAGTTTATAAAGGCAGGAtcactaggggtagtaaaacttTGGTGTTTTGCATATGCAGGATGGCATGAAGGCAACTTGTTACTAGTCTAGAGTCTGAGGAAACCTCACCATCTACGTCCGTCAACACAAGCATGAAATTGCACTCATACATACAACGGGAAAAATTGAATGTTCCCCAAAAAAGAgcgagacaagaagaagatgacacagaagaagaagtggaaCAGTATTTTATAGAGAAGAGAGCAATGGAAGTGGCAGAAATAGAGAAGGATGACtaggatgaggaggaggacgaggaTGAGGACCTGGAAAAGATTCGGCACACTCAACAGAAATGTACTCTGGTAacattcttcaaattaatagaGAGTCACAGAGACAAAATCCCCTCAGAAGCATGGTAGCTGATCAGTCAAACTTGCTTTGGTGAAATGATTAACGCATTTAGAACCAGGAGCATCGTTGCGGATCATGTTAGCAGATTTGAGTTTgatatagaaattttattgagGCACTATTGCAAGGAGACAAAAAAGTTCAtatttggagaaaaagaaatggagattAAAGAGGAAGATGTgcatcttttgtttggattaacaaaagaaggtgaaaatgaggaagagaaaatctccaggagaaagaagagcagCCAACAGTCAACCATATTCGGCAAAACGAAAGGATCCATCTTTAGGAAGATGATCCACGACAAGTTGACAGAAGAGCTCAACAAGATTAAGAACAAGGAGGcaaaatcaaggaaaattGCTTCCTTGATCATAATGTACCTACTggctactttcttcttcagcacaTCTAGAAGCCAAATTGAATGGCAATTGGTGCTGACATGTGAGGACCTAGaagcaataaacaaaataaactggTCAAGAAAGGTGATTGAAGCCTTCCATGAAGGAGTGAAAAAGCATGTCAAGGGCAAGCCAAAGGGTCTGAATGGTTGCGTAGTTCTGCCTCTGTACTGTTTCTTGGAGCgtacaaaaatcaaggaaaaaaatCCAGAAGAAACAAGCAGCTATGCCAAGATTTGTAAGATGGTCCACAAATGGCATCATCTACAGAAGCGACTATCTAAAGAGACCGAAAAAGCTTGAGgtaaaaattggtttttggttttccaaaTATTATACAGCATTGTACTTAGATGTTGTTTCTAAAAAACTGAACGAATCTTATTTTTGCTAAAAACAGGAACTGGTTGCTAAAGGTCCATGGAAGGATGAGGAAGAAAGCACTTCCGGATCAGAGGAATATGACACCCCAGACGAACATGGCACCCGGAGCTTTGAAGAATGGGTAAGtctgaaaaatgaatgaaataaaagtgcATTGGCATactttactgcccctagtaataGTTCACTACTTCACTTTTCATTGCATAAGTAGTATATGATAtcaagtttactaggggcagtaaactgTATAATCATCTCTAAATCAATAGTTGACTGTTGGCATAGTTAACTGTGGGTAGTAAACCTGTTTGGCatagtttactacccctagtaaacattTACCAGGGGTAGTAagtcacatttttttcttcctgaTTGTGAAAAAAGTAATTTACTAGGGGGTAGTAAACCTGTTTGGCatagtttactacccccagtaaacatttactgggggtagtaagtCACATTTTTCTTCCTGATTGTGGAAAAAGtagtttactagggggtagTAAAATTCATacttatatgtatgtatttggtCTCAGGTTCCTTTATCAAGCCAGCAAGaagtggaagaaaataaaagagtggGCGACAATTTTAAGACACTACTGACAGACTTGGAGGAGGAGATCCCAGAAGATTTGAATGAGAAGCTAAAGAACTCGACAAAGCAAACGAAGAACTCCAGAATAGAATCAATGATTACGTGCACAAGTTACAGCTTGCCGATGACAAATAAAGCAGCTGGAGATGGAGAAAAGGGTGCAAGAGAGCCTCGTTGAGGCTCTGAAGAGAAAGCTTAAAAAAAGCAAAATCCTCAGCAAATGAACCTCCCAAGCACAAAAGGCAATTCGGTGGGGAAGAGTATGGCTGCCAAGGagatgaacaaacaaaagggaATGTAAGATGATACTTTACACTATAACTAAGActattttttactttattttgttttctttattatgttaactaatatatatatatttttaaattaaaaaatcagGAAAACCATAACTGAAGCCTGACAGTCAAGTTCAAAGTTGGAACTGCACAAACAACACAATCTGCAGATGATCAACCAGAAGCTTGGGTGAGAATATAAAATTACTAGGGGGTAGTAGACTTAATAGGAAAACTGTGTTGCAAGGTAGTAAAACCCAGGCAAActattactaggggtagtaaacgttttgttattgttaaaAATCTGAGAATAACatgtgttattttattttgtgaaggctgtgatacatgatgaacaaCCACTGAATCACATATCTCCAGAAATGGACTATGAGGACATGCCGCTCACAGAGGATGACATCTGTAATTTAGATAAGATAGTTGAGTCCCAAGCTGCATCCGTCCAACAATCAGCAACGGAAAAGGACAATGACATCTCTGCAACAGTTCAGTCCCAAGTTTCATCGACCGAacaaacagcaacaacaaaggATAAAGAGATGAATACTTATTCCAAGAAGAGGAAAGCAATGGATCTGATGTCGatagaaaaaaatgtgaagCTGAACCCTAGAGACGCCAAGAAAACGTTTGAAGCCCGCCCGAACAAAAAGGAAGAGTAAgtttcaattatataaaactttaCAGTTTGCTTatgcaaaattacaaaaatatatttgttttcattggaGTATGAATTCAATGTTTTTCTACAATGAAGCGTACTGGACATGTCCTGAAGGCTGGCACTGTTTATCAAAGAGTGACTTGAAAAGGATCATCGAACACTCAGACACGTTGTCGAGTGtgagtaataaaaaaataaataatatctcCTTATTAGCACCACTCAGTGAAGTTTagatttaataatattgacTTATGTTATGATCGCAAAGCCTGCAAGTGTACATTAGgttgttgaaggaaaaggcAGAAGCTGCCAAACTTTCTGTTGGATTCATGAACATGGAGATTGTGgtaagtttactaggggcaataaaactaatattttcattaagatattgttttgcaagtttactacccttaGTAGCagattactaggggtagtaaacttaagTTTTTggtatgtatatttatttttctttcatttgatctCTATAATGACTGTGAGGATACCATCTGGAAACtttcatgtaaatttaatacattccaTAGAGTATTTTTGAATGCAAAACAACATTATGTGTTGCTATCGAAAGTTTACTACCCatataaaattgttttttttagtgcAAAACAGTTTAATAAATAGCTTTCGAAAGGTTTACTACCATCTgcaatgtgtttttttatgctctggaaactttactacccctagtaaagtatgctTTAGGGTG
The sequence above is drawn from the Fragaria vesca subsp. vesca unplaced genomic scaffold, FraVesHawaii_1.0 scf0512992, whole genome shotgun sequence genome and encodes:
- the LOC101306292 gene encoding uncharacterized protein LOC101306292; the encoded protein is MVVLSVRYVTRRVTLLIIAIEILFEFCGRQGHIARICFNNPASPNYKPGNGEYRNNSGASLECQLCNKRGHTAINCPSRNEGSSVFVCQIYGLKGYTALDCPHRSNYAFQGSNPPATITAMSAHTHGASSSGVSPNEVWIRDTGATHHMTSDLRNLAIAHPYDSSNSITIGNGEGLSIKHIGSTEITPHTFQLNNVLHVPSLAVNLLSLNKLCKDNKCFIVMDGTEISEICV